A region of Necator americanus strain Aroian chromosome I, whole genome shotgun sequence DNA encodes the following proteins:
- a CDS encoding hypothetical protein (NECATOR_CHRI.G814.T2) produces MDLLVSLGRFRSVDRAFCPHEPRNGSDIPSMRNWPLFAFLAGLVFFFYVFYVYQAQSTEFAMTRSELDDQMQKVRNLKRELFDAKAELERLKSSEASLKSENEKSSKLKEECSNSLRSCKLNTENLQAQVKKAEETSSLKEQQTKDLQAKIDELTKANEDLRKNASDREEERKQLKAELEKLQSQLNERKSHGKDVVAPAADQNVPVARDDGVSGTERKQRSFEVEEKKSETLNDNNTKEFRISNDLAGKMGLVAKVPEDEKKDAPQVVPPPQHHAQEVKSRLAAAEHDDDGQEKPVVKGGDYEDKLGSLLKVY; encoded by the exons ATGGATCTATTGGTGAgtctaggacggtttcgaagcGTCGACCGTGCCTTTTGTCCTCATGAACCTCG TAACGGTTCTGACATTCCCAGCATGCGAAATTGGCCACTTTTTGCATTCTTGGCAGGattggttttcttcttctatgtGTTTTACGTGTACCAAGCACAAAGCACTGAGTTTGCCATGACTCGAAGTGAACTGGACGATCAGATGCAGAAAGTTCGGAACTTGAAAAGGGAACTTTTCG ATGCAAAAGCAGAGCTCGAACGCCTAAAGTCTTCGGAAGCTTCCTTGAAATCTGAAAACGAGAAATCTAGCAAATTAAAAGAAG AGTGTTCGAATTCACTTCGTAGTTGTAAACTAAACACTGAGAATCTTCAAGCGCAAGTTAAAAAGGCGGAAGAAACGTCGAG TCTCAAAGAGCAGCAGACCAAGGATCTTCAAGCTAAAATT GATGAACTCACAAAAGCAAATGAAGATTTGAGGAAGAACGCTTCCGATcgagaagaagagagaaaacagCTTAAGGCTGAGCTGGAGAA GCTGCAAAGCCAACTCAATGAGCGAAAATCACATGGTAAGGATGTCGTTGCTCCTGCTGCTGATCAAAATGTCCCAGTTGCACGAGATGATGGTGTCAGTGGCACTGAAAGGAAACAGAGGAGCTTTGAG gtggaagaaaagaaaagtgaaacgtTAAACGATAACAACACCAAAGAATTTCGTATTTCTAACGACTTAGCGG GAAAAATGGGTTTGGTTGCGAAGGTTCCagaagatgagaagaaagatgCTC CCCAAGTAGTGCCGCCACCGCAACATCATGCTCAGGAAGTCAAATCGAGACTTGCCGCTGCGGAACATGATGATGATGGTCAGGAGAAACCTGTTGTGAAAGGTGGAGATTACGAAGACAAGCTAGGTTCGTTGTTGAAAGTCTACTGA
- a CDS encoding hypothetical protein (NECATOR_CHRI.G814.T1), giving the protein MSSDRKPLLRNGSDIPSMRNWPLFAFLAGLVFFFYVFYVYQAQSTEFAMTRSELDDQMQKVRNLKRELFDAKAELERLKSSEASLKSENEKSSKLKEECSNSLRSCKLNTENLQAQVKKAEETSSLKEQQTKDLQAKIDELTKANEDLRKNASDREEERKQLKAELEKLQSQLNERKSHGKDVVAPAADQNVPVARDDGVSGTERKQRSFEVEEKKSETLNDNNTKEFRISNDLAGKMGLVAKVPEDEKKDAPQVVPPPQHHAQEVKSRLAAAEHDDDGQEKPVVKGGDYEDKLDVEKGVGDDVQPVQ; this is encoded by the exons ATGAGTTCTGATCGAAAACCTCTCCTACG TAACGGTTCTGACATTCCCAGCATGCGAAATTGGCCACTTTTTGCATTCTTGGCAGGattggttttcttcttctatgtGTTTTACGTGTACCAAGCACAAAGCACTGAGTTTGCCATGACTCGAAGTGAACTGGACGATCAGATGCAGAAAGTTCGGAACTTGAAAAGGGAACTTTTCG ATGCAAAAGCAGAGCTCGAACGCCTAAAGTCTTCGGAAGCTTCCTTGAAATCTGAAAACGAGAAATCTAGCAAATTAAAAGAAG AGTGTTCGAATTCACTTCGTAGTTGTAAACTAAACACTGAGAATCTTCAAGCGCAAGTTAAAAAGGCGGAAGAAACGTCGAG TCTCAAAGAGCAGCAGACCAAGGATCTTCAAGCTAAAATT GATGAACTCACAAAAGCAAATGAAGATTTGAGGAAGAACGCTTCCGATcgagaagaagagagaaaacagCTTAAGGCTGAGCTGGAGAA GCTGCAAAGCCAACTCAATGAGCGAAAATCACATGGTAAGGATGTCGTTGCTCCTGCTGCTGATCAAAATGTCCCAGTTGCACGAGATGATGGTGTCAGTGGCACTGAAAGGAAACAGAGGAGCTTTGAG gtggaagaaaagaaaagtgaaacgtTAAACGATAACAACACCAAAGAATTTCGTATTTCTAACGACTTAGCGG GAAAAATGGGTTTGGTTGCGAAGGTTCCagaagatgagaagaaagatgCTC CCCAAGTAGTGCCGCCACCGCAACATCATGCTCAGGAAGTCAAATCGAGACTTGCCGCTGCGGAACATGATGATGATGGTCAGGAGAAACCTGTTGTGAAAGGTGGAGATTACGAAGACAAGCTAG acGTAGAAAAAGGAGTCGGCGATGATGTACAACCGGTGCAGTAA